One region of Asterias rubens chromosome 5, eAstRub1.3, whole genome shotgun sequence genomic DNA includes:
- the LOC117290590 gene encoding small G protein signaling modulator 1-like isoform X1: protein MATTTKNGDKEHHEKLIRTVKKEVKQIMEEAVTRKFVHEDSGSIISLCAAVDNCLSQGLKKRISGIFKGNLTTASLIKHLAKHHPEAAEVAHKVQEIEARLEEANKKISSNSNSLNGESPNKPHTSIRATLQQRYLWIRVALFEKELSKLIEFINQESSKYYEKEALMADPVEGPIIASLLVGPCALDYSKMKTADHYWTDPPADELVQRHRIHSMNPGVSSNTPASPKRPGLQVKRTHGQGSSDDHRSTPLSARDYVESLHQNSRSTLLYGKNNVMVQPKEDIQHIPGYLSLHQTAEHLTIKWTPNQLMNGGGGSSEDSEIDPEKSIFVYRTRIYWDYAVTVNLEDIVYLHCHQQPDSGGTLVLVGQDGVQYPPIHFPKGGHLLAFLTCLENGLLPRGQLDPPLWSQRGKGKVLPKLRRKTSPLSSTLKEGTQIFEGEEATDYVFRIIKAFKAEYVPEDMIDPKKGKSGGFPWMLRDSGPRHTLIRQHEVLSSPTATTSRIYSPSSPNTEIPAIVAATSRSSIKLLCDTMKKQIISRAFYGWLAHCRHLRTVRTHLSGLVDANVIGLDASESLTAEKWASFMEAGKEVNEDEVMQLVYFGGVAHNIRKEVWPYMLGHYKFGATEDERRSVDANTRMTYEQIVAEWMAVEAIIKQRDRDNQAAKLSSENSSEGQIPLQGHDPSLDSEVFELEEDNDEYLEAGEVRSSTEDMSQEQKEMIKREDYVVIECQSPDKEMVGSHSSLKHKQSDTSTDEGMGASIASSSSVQSRDGLKHRSTTCSETDVGQECDHEVEDAGGVRVELCNGDEASGVEESKHVDTMKKDIISSTLNSHLTAEGMAVSPASSNGGVYTTELLDTFSLNLHRVDKDVQRCDRNYHYFNDTNLEKLRNIMCSYVWEHLDVGYVQGMCDLVAPLLVIIDDEAKTYSCFCELMKRMSKNFPHGGAMDTHFANMRSLIQILDSEIFELMHQNGDYTHFYFCYRWFLLDFKRELVYDDTFVVWETIWAAKHCASRDFVLFIALALVEYYRDIILDNNMDFTDIIKFFNEMAERHDAKAILKVARELVYRVQTLIENK from the exons GAAAatcagcagcaacagcaacagttTAAATGGAGAAAGTCCCAACAAACCACACACAAGCATCCGTGCTACACTGCAGCAACGCTATCTGTGGATACGTGTCGCCCTCTTTGAGAAAGAGCTCTCCAAGCTCATTGAGTTCATCAATCAAGAAAGCAG CAAGTACTATGAGAAGGAAGCCCTGATGGCCGACCCAGTAGAGGGTCCTATAATTGCCTCATTACTTG TGGGGCCTTGTGCTCTTGACTATTCCAAGATGAAGACAGCGGACCACTACTGGACCGACCCTCCAGCTGACGAGCTGGTGCAGAGACATAGGATTCATAGTATGAACCCTGGTGTTAGCTCCAATACACCGGCATCTCCAAAGAGACCTGGACTACAG GTCAAGCGTACCCACGGACAGGGGTCATCAGATGACCACCGAAGCACACCGCTGTCGGCGAGAGACTATGTGGAGTCGCTGCACCAAAACTCTAGAAGTACTCTGCTGTACGGGAAGAACAATGTCATGGTTCAGCCG AAAGAAGATATCCAGCATATACCCGGCTACCTGTCTCTGCATCAGACTGCCGAGCATCTGACGATTAAATGGACTCCAAATCAACTCATGAATGGCGGAGGAGGAAGCTCCGAAGACAGCGAGATTGACCCTGAAAAAAG TATTTTTGTGTATCGAACACG TATCTACTGGGACTATGCAGTGACAGTCAACTTGGAGGATATTGTGTATCTACATTGCCATCAACAGC CTGACAGCGGTGGAACACTGGTCCTAGTCGGCCAGGATGGCGTGCAGTATCCCCCCATACACTTCCCCAAAGGCGGTCACCTCCTGGCCTTCTTGACCTGCCTTGAGAACGGTCTCCTCCCCAGGGGACAGCTTGATCCTCCTCTATGGTCTCAGAGGGGTAAGGGGAAGGTGTTGCCCAAACTGCGCCGTAAAACGTCACCGCTCAGCTCAACTTTAAAGGAAGGCACGCAGATCTTCGAGGGAGAGGAAGCCACGGATTATGTGTTCAGGATTATCAAGGCATTCAAGGCAGAGTATG TTCCAGAAGACATGATTGACCCCAAGAAGGGAAAGTCAGGAGGTTTTCCTTGGATGTTAAGAGACAGCGGTCCGAGACACACGCTGATCCGGCAACATGAGGTCTTATCAAGCCCTACGGCCACAACGTCTCGTATCTACTCTCCTTCCTCACCGAATACTGAAATACCAGCAATTGTTGCCGCTACTTCAAG GTCATCAATCAAGTTGCTGTGTGATACTATGAAGAAACAGATCATATCCAGAGCATTCTATGGAT GGCTAGCCCACTGTCGACATCTGCGCACGGTACGTACTCATTTATCCGGTTTGGTGGACGCTAACGTGATCGGTTTGGATGCATCAGAGAGTCTGACTGCCGAGAAATGGGCATCATTCATGGAGGCTGGAAAG GAGGTAAATGAAGATGAGGTGATGCAATTGGTTTACTTTGGAGGAGTGGCTCATAACATCAGAAAAGAG GTGTGGCCATACATGTTGGGACATTACAAGTTCGGAGCAACAGAAGATGAGCGAAGATCAGTCGACGCAAACACACGTATGACCTATGAGCAGATCGTTGCTGAGTGGATGGCTGTCGAGGCCATCATCAAACAGCGAGACAGAGACAACCAAGCCGCAAAACTCTCATCGGAGAACAGCTCGGAGGGACAGATCCCCCTGCAAGGTCACGACCCCAGTCTCGACAGCGAGGTCTTCGAGCTGGAAGAAGACAACGATGAGTATTTAGAAGCGGGCGAAGTGCGGTCGAGCACGGAGGACATGTCTCAGGAACAGAAGGAGATGATAAAGCGAGAGGACTATGTCGTCATCGAGTGCCAGAGTCCCGACAAGGAGATGGTTGGGTCACACTCGTCGCTGAAACACAAACAGAGCGACACCTCGACGGACGAAGGGATGGGAGCTAGCATCGCCAGCTCCTCCAGCGTTCAGTCGAGGGACGGACTGAAGCATCGGAGCACGACATGCAGCGAGACAGACGTTGGGCAGGAATGCGACCATGAGGTGGAGGACGCTGGTGGGGTGAGAGTGGAACTGTGCAATGGTGACGAGGCATCTGGTGTCGAGGAGAGTAAACATGTGGACACGATGAAGAAGGATATTATCTCAAGCACGCTGAATAGTCATCTGACGGCAGAGGGGATGGCTGTATCTCCGGCTTCATCTAACGGGGGAGTGTACACG ACGGAGCTGTTGGATACATTCAGTCTGAATCTACACCGTGTGGATAAGGATGTCCAGCGCTGCGATCGTAACTATCACTACTTCAACGATACCAACCTGGAGAAACTACGGAATATCATGTGTAGCTACGTCTGGGAGCATCTGGACGTTGGATACGTACAGGGAATGTGCGATTTGGTGGCACCGCTGCTGGTCATTATTGACGATG AAGCAAAGACGTACAGCTGTTTCTGTGAGTTGATGAAGAGGATGAGTAAGAACTTTCCCCACGGTGGGGCAATGGATACACACTTTGCAAACATGAGGTCGCTCATACAG ATTCTCGACTCTGAGATCTTTGAGTTGATGCATCAGAACGGTGACTACACTCATTTCTATTTCTGCTATCGATGGTTCTTACTGGACTTCAAAAGAG aGCTTGTGTACGATGACACGTTTGTTGTATGGGAGACCATCTGGGCTGCCAAGCACTGTGCTTCCAGGGATTTTGTACTCTTCATTGCATTGGCGCTGGTGGAATACTACAGAGATATCATTCTGGATAACAACATGGACTTCACAGACATCATCAAGTTCTTCAACG AGATGGCAGAGAGGCATGATGCCAAGGCAATACTCAAAGTGGCTCGTGAGTTAGTGTACAGAGTCCAGACGCTGATTGAGAACAagtaa
- the LOC117290590 gene encoding small G protein signaling modulator 1-like isoform X2 translates to MATTTKNGDKEHHEKLIRTVKKEVKQIMEEAVTRKFVHEDSGSIISLCAAVDNCLSQGLKKRISGIFKGNLTTASLIKHLAKHHPEAAEVAHKVQEIEARLEEANKKISSNSNSLNGESPNKPHTSIRATLQQRYLWIRVALFEKELSKLIEFINQESSKYYEKEALMADPVEGPIIASLLVGPCALDYSKMKTADHYWTDPPADELVQRHRIHSMNPGVSSNTPASPKRPGLQVKRTHGQGSSDDHRSTPLSARDYVESLHQNSRSTLLYGKNNVMVQPKEDIQHIPGYLSLHQTAEHLTIKWTPNQLMNGGGGSSEDSEIDPEKSIYWDYAVTVNLEDIVYLHCHQQPDSGGTLVLVGQDGVQYPPIHFPKGGHLLAFLTCLENGLLPRGQLDPPLWSQRGKGKVLPKLRRKTSPLSSTLKEGTQIFEGEEATDYVFRIIKAFKAEYVPEDMIDPKKGKSGGFPWMLRDSGPRHTLIRQHEVLSSPTATTSRIYSPSSPNTEIPAIVAATSRSSIKLLCDTMKKQIISRAFYGWLAHCRHLRTVRTHLSGLVDANVIGLDASESLTAEKWASFMEAGKEVNEDEVMQLVYFGGVAHNIRKEVWPYMLGHYKFGATEDERRSVDANTRMTYEQIVAEWMAVEAIIKQRDRDNQAAKLSSENSSEGQIPLQGHDPSLDSEVFELEEDNDEYLEAGEVRSSTEDMSQEQKEMIKREDYVVIECQSPDKEMVGSHSSLKHKQSDTSTDEGMGASIASSSSVQSRDGLKHRSTTCSETDVGQECDHEVEDAGGVRVELCNGDEASGVEESKHVDTMKKDIISSTLNSHLTAEGMAVSPASSNGGVYTTELLDTFSLNLHRVDKDVQRCDRNYHYFNDTNLEKLRNIMCSYVWEHLDVGYVQGMCDLVAPLLVIIDDEAKTYSCFCELMKRMSKNFPHGGAMDTHFANMRSLIQILDSEIFELMHQNGDYTHFYFCYRWFLLDFKRELVYDDTFVVWETIWAAKHCASRDFVLFIALALVEYYRDIILDNNMDFTDIIKFFNEMAERHDAKAILKVARELVYRVQTLIENK, encoded by the exons GAAAatcagcagcaacagcaacagttTAAATGGAGAAAGTCCCAACAAACCACACACAAGCATCCGTGCTACACTGCAGCAACGCTATCTGTGGATACGTGTCGCCCTCTTTGAGAAAGAGCTCTCCAAGCTCATTGAGTTCATCAATCAAGAAAGCAG CAAGTACTATGAGAAGGAAGCCCTGATGGCCGACCCAGTAGAGGGTCCTATAATTGCCTCATTACTTG TGGGGCCTTGTGCTCTTGACTATTCCAAGATGAAGACAGCGGACCACTACTGGACCGACCCTCCAGCTGACGAGCTGGTGCAGAGACATAGGATTCATAGTATGAACCCTGGTGTTAGCTCCAATACACCGGCATCTCCAAAGAGACCTGGACTACAG GTCAAGCGTACCCACGGACAGGGGTCATCAGATGACCACCGAAGCACACCGCTGTCGGCGAGAGACTATGTGGAGTCGCTGCACCAAAACTCTAGAAGTACTCTGCTGTACGGGAAGAACAATGTCATGGTTCAGCCG AAAGAAGATATCCAGCATATACCCGGCTACCTGTCTCTGCATCAGACTGCCGAGCATCTGACGATTAAATGGACTCCAAATCAACTCATGAATGGCGGAGGAGGAAGCTCCGAAGACAGCGAGATTGACCCTGAAAAAAG TATCTACTGGGACTATGCAGTGACAGTCAACTTGGAGGATATTGTGTATCTACATTGCCATCAACAGC CTGACAGCGGTGGAACACTGGTCCTAGTCGGCCAGGATGGCGTGCAGTATCCCCCCATACACTTCCCCAAAGGCGGTCACCTCCTGGCCTTCTTGACCTGCCTTGAGAACGGTCTCCTCCCCAGGGGACAGCTTGATCCTCCTCTATGGTCTCAGAGGGGTAAGGGGAAGGTGTTGCCCAAACTGCGCCGTAAAACGTCACCGCTCAGCTCAACTTTAAAGGAAGGCACGCAGATCTTCGAGGGAGAGGAAGCCACGGATTATGTGTTCAGGATTATCAAGGCATTCAAGGCAGAGTATG TTCCAGAAGACATGATTGACCCCAAGAAGGGAAAGTCAGGAGGTTTTCCTTGGATGTTAAGAGACAGCGGTCCGAGACACACGCTGATCCGGCAACATGAGGTCTTATCAAGCCCTACGGCCACAACGTCTCGTATCTACTCTCCTTCCTCACCGAATACTGAAATACCAGCAATTGTTGCCGCTACTTCAAG GTCATCAATCAAGTTGCTGTGTGATACTATGAAGAAACAGATCATATCCAGAGCATTCTATGGAT GGCTAGCCCACTGTCGACATCTGCGCACGGTACGTACTCATTTATCCGGTTTGGTGGACGCTAACGTGATCGGTTTGGATGCATCAGAGAGTCTGACTGCCGAGAAATGGGCATCATTCATGGAGGCTGGAAAG GAGGTAAATGAAGATGAGGTGATGCAATTGGTTTACTTTGGAGGAGTGGCTCATAACATCAGAAAAGAG GTGTGGCCATACATGTTGGGACATTACAAGTTCGGAGCAACAGAAGATGAGCGAAGATCAGTCGACGCAAACACACGTATGACCTATGAGCAGATCGTTGCTGAGTGGATGGCTGTCGAGGCCATCATCAAACAGCGAGACAGAGACAACCAAGCCGCAAAACTCTCATCGGAGAACAGCTCGGAGGGACAGATCCCCCTGCAAGGTCACGACCCCAGTCTCGACAGCGAGGTCTTCGAGCTGGAAGAAGACAACGATGAGTATTTAGAAGCGGGCGAAGTGCGGTCGAGCACGGAGGACATGTCTCAGGAACAGAAGGAGATGATAAAGCGAGAGGACTATGTCGTCATCGAGTGCCAGAGTCCCGACAAGGAGATGGTTGGGTCACACTCGTCGCTGAAACACAAACAGAGCGACACCTCGACGGACGAAGGGATGGGAGCTAGCATCGCCAGCTCCTCCAGCGTTCAGTCGAGGGACGGACTGAAGCATCGGAGCACGACATGCAGCGAGACAGACGTTGGGCAGGAATGCGACCATGAGGTGGAGGACGCTGGTGGGGTGAGAGTGGAACTGTGCAATGGTGACGAGGCATCTGGTGTCGAGGAGAGTAAACATGTGGACACGATGAAGAAGGATATTATCTCAAGCACGCTGAATAGTCATCTGACGGCAGAGGGGATGGCTGTATCTCCGGCTTCATCTAACGGGGGAGTGTACACG ACGGAGCTGTTGGATACATTCAGTCTGAATCTACACCGTGTGGATAAGGATGTCCAGCGCTGCGATCGTAACTATCACTACTTCAACGATACCAACCTGGAGAAACTACGGAATATCATGTGTAGCTACGTCTGGGAGCATCTGGACGTTGGATACGTACAGGGAATGTGCGATTTGGTGGCACCGCTGCTGGTCATTATTGACGATG AAGCAAAGACGTACAGCTGTTTCTGTGAGTTGATGAAGAGGATGAGTAAGAACTTTCCCCACGGTGGGGCAATGGATACACACTTTGCAAACATGAGGTCGCTCATACAG ATTCTCGACTCTGAGATCTTTGAGTTGATGCATCAGAACGGTGACTACACTCATTTCTATTTCTGCTATCGATGGTTCTTACTGGACTTCAAAAGAG aGCTTGTGTACGATGACACGTTTGTTGTATGGGAGACCATCTGGGCTGCCAAGCACTGTGCTTCCAGGGATTTTGTACTCTTCATTGCATTGGCGCTGGTGGAATACTACAGAGATATCATTCTGGATAACAACATGGACTTCACAGACATCATCAAGTTCTTCAACG AGATGGCAGAGAGGCATGATGCCAAGGCAATACTCAAAGTGGCTCGTGAGTTAGTGTACAGAGTCCAGACGCTGATTGAGAACAagtaa